One Gadus macrocephalus chromosome 17, ASM3116895v1 genomic window, GTGCTGGTGCAGACCATATGCAAACAACTGTGCACCTGTTTGCCTTATTTCCTCCTCATAAACAAAACAGGAATAGTCGTGTccaataaaaactaaaaaggtAGCGTCATTAGAAGTCCTGTTGTGATTTTTCACCtaggcatttatttatttattttttctttcaactCGAATAAAACCACGGTGTCCTGTTTTATGGTTGTTTTATGTACCAGTCACGGGGTGAGCCAATCCGCTTCCGAAGGTGGCTCTTCGGTCGTCGCCGGCCTCCTCATCGCTGAAGTCGTCCAGGTTTCCGATGTCGCTCTGCTTCAAGCTCAGCAGGCTGGCCAAGCTCTGCATGTCTTCGTCTCTGGAGGTAAAACATCATCTTCAAGTCAAACAGGCGCTCGAATCCACCtcgaaaaacacaaagaaatgcATCCGACGAACACTGTGGCACTGCTGTCTCTGATTGTCTGTCCACCTCACCGGTCATGCAAGTCCGTTTCATCACATGCCCTTATGTCTAAGACAAAAGGTGTGAGGATTCCATTTCCTACAGGTCTGAGAACCCAGTCAATGGCACCTATAACGTGCCTATTCTCTcctttatttcatttatttcggTGTACAAGAAGATGATTCAGAGTGGACTTACGTGGCCTTGCCCTCCTTGAGGAAAATACAAGACAGGGTGAGCTTCAGAGTGGCCTCCACGACCTTCACCGACATCGGCTTCAGTTTCAGGACCATGTCGTACTTGGCTTGCGTTGCGCTCGCGTATTTCTTCATGTTCACGTCTGCCGATGCCAGAACCTTCCTACGGCCCTTTGTCTCCTGTCAGGGAAGaaatagaaaacaaaaaataaaatgaaatccgTAATGATATTCGTCACAAATGCTCTTATTGTTTAGACCCAGATACATTAGATTCATCCAATCATACACACAGTCTCTTAATCAATACATTGATGAAAACGATTACAGCCAAAGGTCTGCCAAACAGATTCACAATTGAACGTAACGTTTTCGACAAGCAGACGTGTGGTGAACTCACATCTTCAACGATCACCGTCCAGTCCTTGTCTTCAAACTCTTCCGCGGTGGGATCCTGAGGGCCACAAACCAAATGGAGAAACCTTTAGACAACTCAGGGCTCGGGCCGCGGGGTACGTAAAGGAGCCTGCATATGAGTGCGGTACCTTGAAGAGGGTGATAGGGATGTCCACGCTCTCTGGGACCTGCCACACCACCGTGCCCCGGTAAGGGTTCTGGATCCCAGGCTGCCAACTGTGGAGCTGGACAagtgtcaaaataaaagcgtgaaAAACACACAACTGAATAATTCAGATAATGATTCATACATTGTCTAATAATTCGTTAAAAATCATTGTAGAATAgccattataataataatgtatttgaAGAATTATTTTCTGTATCaattatgaatgtatgtatcattaggattattattattctgtcaTTTAGTCCAGCTGTGACATTTGTCAAATGTTCATAATTTTAGACAATAAATGAAGCAATAAATATCTTCCCGCACTTGCATCCACAAGCCTACATGTAACTTTAAATCTTGGTTCTGAAATGATAGCCTGCATTTGTATGTTTGGTTTGCATAGGTCAGaggtgagaggtcagaggtgagaggtcagaggttttACTCATTACCTTTGTGCTGTGGCGTCGGTTTCTCCGGATCCACACCACTCGCAATTTGTCGGGCTGCCTGAAAGTGTAGAGAGGAAATAATGAGAGTGAAGTGAAACAATGAAGATGAATATTCATCTGAAGTGAGCAAACAAAATTCAGTTTCAGTTACCGACTTGGCTACCACTTCCTCAAAGAATAGCCTGTCATCATTTTACTAAGATGTACTTCTGCTGTTATAGGCGGACTCCTTATATAGACAGGGCAAAGTTTCTGCAATATTTtagcaagcaaaaaaaacaaatgtagaAATGTTAGTGGTTGGGTTGTCTTGGATATTATTATGTTAACCTTTTGACAATAGAATTATAACGATTTGGGACAGGGACGCAGACCGCGGACTCTGCCTCTGATGCTTTTCTTGAGGGTCGAGGCTGCTGTCTCCGGGCGAGCTAGGCTGTGAGATTAATTTAGGGGTTATTGCGGTCAACCATAAACTCATTTCTATTCTGTACCCAGACTGTACGATTAAGAACATGACAAGGAGAACGACCGAAAGGACAAGGAGAAAAAGAATACGTCTTTTCTCTTAAGGCTTTTGCAAAGCAATAGTCAAAACATGCAACGTAAGGTTTGTCAATGGTCAAAATGTGATCACATTCTCATAATacaaagcagaaaaaaaaatctttgttTGGTTAAACTCTCAATGGCTAGTTCCTCTCCGTATAATAGATTGTGAATGTTCCCATTccatattttttattcataaaaaagttattaaagggcccctattttacaATCAGGTGTTAGAGTGATCAGCGACCCTGTGACATCACATGTGGGAGAGTCCACCCTAGATGTTTGATAGATAGACAAGCCTCCAAGTTGGTACATTCAACTACATCTGGGTAGGGCAGAGTTTGAAACGGCTTGTCATGGCTCATCACACTCATACCTGGCGGTAACATGGGGGCCCATTGTGGACCGCATATGAATGAGTTTTCAAGGCATTTTCAAGCCCTCAATGTGCCAATGGATCGTTCCCGCTGCTGGTTGAACGCCATGTGAACAAGCAGAGATAAGGCGGCACAGGTGTGTCTCATCACCACCTAATCAGCAGGTGACAGGGTAAccctctcagccaatcagaggctatGCATACAATGGCATGTGTTTAACCTAGAGAGGGTGTCATCGAAATCAAACAAAGGTACAAATGGTGTTGGGTTTCCCGttaatatagaatatatattatatattataataaaggCCAATATTTGTTCTGAATTTGTATATCAACGAAAGGGTCTACTTTCTGCTTCTAAAGTACTTAATATTGTATTTTCTGTGATCACCTTGTCATAAAGCCtattacacatgcatacagcAAACTGTTTCTTCATTGTCATTTTTTTTGAAAAGCAGGCTAGGCTAGGATCAGGCTAAGGCCAAGTGTTAGCCCTTAGCCTGCGCTCAGCATAAAAGactgggcagagagagagagagaagggagcagGAGAGGCTGGGCCGATGGCTACAAAGTGTTAGCAGCAACTGTAACTGGTCTTAGGTCAATACACAAGGGACAGAAGTAAGAAAACAGGACAGGCTAGGCTAAGGCTAACTTTGGGGATTGAGGAAGGACATTATtaaggacagaaagagagagtgagcaagggagggaagggagagagaccctCTCCCTATAACCGGGAGAGGGTGCGaaagagggacgggggggggcccAGAAATAGAAGTGACTCGTACTGAACTCAACAGGAGCTTACAAGCCGGGCCGCACCTGTTGTGCAACACATTATGGAACTGTTAGAGCGAAGTTATTGGGCTCTGTCGGCATCAAGCAGCTCAGCCATGCCTCAGCAAATGCCCTGCTTATAGGTCAAGCTGTAAGTTAGAGGCTAATGTCCAGACCCCAATGTGTAGGTTATCATCCACTACTTGAATGTACATCCTGGTTGAGCTTGTTTTTGCTGCTGTTCTGTGAAtgaacacacatttatatatagatGTGCCGGGTGGCCCAGTGTGTCAAGGTTTACTTAATGGGAAGTCCGACCACAAGGTAACATGATTACCTTATGACGGCGTGTGGCTGAACCATATCTGGTCAACAAACTGATACAGATAAAAACCTCAAGAAATCAGTAGCGTAAAGGGGGGGAATCGAGGCTGAGGATACACGTTAACCACATCGCACTCACAAAGAAAATAGATTAAAGAAAATTCTTTCCTTTAATCTATTTTGTGATACACTATTGCTTTACTCCACAGTTTGACAACCACAACAATCTCATGAGTTCTGGCCTGTGTGTGAACATCTAGCTGGTTCACATTGTGCACATTCCTCCGAGCGAGAAACACAAACATCCGCACAACGTCATATCTCAAAGTTGTCACTTGGAATCACCCCCTGTCTTCATCCGACCAATGGGGAGCCACCTTGTTCGGATACATGAGAGTTAATATCAGAAATGTGTAAAATGTTATTTAATTTGTATTTCTGATACCTAAGGTTCctctatattattattttaatatttgtgGAATAACATTTATTGCCCGGTAAGCAATAAATGTGGAATGTGCTCTGATCTTTCTCAGCCATAACCTGTAAGTGGCTTTGAATAAAATAGTCTGCTAAATCACTGAGTAAATCTTGATAGTATTAAAATGGAGCACATGGGTTATTAATTAATCGTTATGCTGTCAATGACCCACACCCTCCAAGTCTCTGAAGCAACTCTTCAGCAATCAGTGCTATGGGTTAGACTGACTTTATTTAATCTGTTGCCTGCTACTCAATATGAGTTAGTACCAGATGGATCAATCTACTGCCATTCTGTTAAATGTTACCAAGTCATAAAGGATATGATTCAGCCAAAAGGCATTGGCTGTGGACGGGAGATCAATCCCTCAGCTCCACGCTGCTCATCACTCATCACCTTATTAGCTAATAGGCATGAGTCGATGCTGCCTGTGGATGCTGGGATCGTAGGGCCTGGGTTGAATGATGCATCCTCTTATCACGAATACAGACAATAAAGCACAATGCTGCTGACGCActtccttcctcctcacctGGCTGTGAaggtgtgtttcagtgtgtgtgtgtgtgtgtgtgtgtgtgtgtgtgtgtgtgtgtgtgtgtgtgtgtgtgtgtgtgtgtgtgtgtgtgtgtgtgtgtgtgatgcagtgtTCTTGTTGCTGCAGAAACACTGAACGTGTACAGACCtgggacacacatacacacacacacacacgatgaagcTAAACTAGAAATCGTTTATTAAGCAATCTGGACGAATCCTGACTGACCTGTTGAGGAAATATTCAACGCACTGCAAAATGTATTGAATAGATGTAGGTCATTCAAGTGTGTATGAGTCGACAGGACTCATGAGACACAGGCCCAAGGATACACCATCACTTGGCCGGTTGCAATCCCCAACTGGCCAGTCCAGAATAATCTCAGGTCTATCTTTGGTTTGATGAGAGCAGCCCAACGGAATGAAAGCTAAccaagaaggagaaacaaagcCTGTCGATACCTGCTTCTGGTGTATATAATGAGAGtatgtacagagagagagtgtgtgtgtgtgagtgtgtgtgtgtgtgtggggggggggggggggggataaacactgtgtgtgtagcGTAAACTAAGTGTTAGCCGGCGGTGCAAGCCAAGGCCCGGGCTTAATGGAGCTGGGCCCATGtgcagagcagaggagagacagTACACAACAACAAGTGACAACTAAACACGCACCCCTGATCCGCCAGCCAGAACAGCTTGACTTTCTCCCTCAGGTCTCAGAAGCGGTTTTAGACACAGACGCCTCTGTTTTTCAATAAGCACTAATTTCATTGATTCAACAATGCTAAGGCATGTTTTAATTACACAAAGACAATCAagttttcttattttttgtagATGTAATGAGGGCAACACCTCATTACATTTGCTCTACCTACATGCTTTAacgttctctctcacacacacacacacacacacacacacacacacacacacacacacacacacacgtctgtctgtgtgcgtctgcatctGGTTATGCGCGTCTGGGTttatgtgcgtgcgtttgcgtgtgtagTCGCGCGCAGGCGGCCGTGCATGTgtctatgcgtgcgtgtgtttatcaCTCACTCGTGGATGCACCCAGGACTACGAGTCAGTGCGTCACATGAGGAGACGGCTTCTTCATTGCATTACATCAGGGGATCAAATTGAAATGTGTGCATTCTGCACACGTAATCAGGCATATTATCGCATTTACAGCATATTTACTTTACGAAAACAATTTTCGATCCGCCCATTACGTGCATTTAAACGGTGGCACCACAGCCCCAAGCAACATGATAGATCACGTCTCAATAAACGAAactaaaacaccaaataaggtTATATCATAATAACCCAATAGCCGAAACAGAATATTGTTCATCGCATGGTATGACGCAGTAGAGCTTACAACTGACTAGCCTGCCGTGCATGGCGTTATACTAACAATAAGTCACAGGTACTGAAACTGGTACCGATGGTTCACAGCCTTCAACCTGTGAGGCTCAGGGTAGCAGCGATCTTAATAACATCCCCTTAAGTTACAGACGTTATTAGGGCTACCAAGATACCACGACACACGCAATACAACATGGTTCAACTGACGCGGAAGTGCTTGCCCGGTAAGCAGTATTATATACAGATATCTATTGAGACAGGCTGCACTTGAAGGCATCTCGGGCGTGACTTTCACAGTTCCCCACGCGCTTCCTGCAAACAGCATCTGGTTTAAACCTCATAGGGTGGACACCAGCACTGATGAAGTGCTGATCGCGATCGCAGAAACTGACGTGATGTCATTgtgtgacacgacaaatacagATCCTAAACTTAACAACACAATCGGCTTTACAGAGAGTCTAAAAAGCGTGTGTAACACTGAGAGGGTCTTACCATTTGTGCGTGCATTCTACCAGTAGTTCTTGGTAAGTCGCCGCGTACTGAAACTTGGAGGCTTTCTTGCCCACTCGCTGGAGCCGTTTCCAAACAGAAGTCATGCTCGGGCTCTCGGATCAAGTGCAGGGTGAACGGACATCGGTGGGGTTGAAAGAAAGATACGAAAGAATGAAAGTTATCCACGTCTTGCGCGTCGACAACCCCTGTGGGCTCGTCAATGTGGAGAGAGAAAACCGAAACTGCTCTCTGCCCTTCTGTGCgacgggagtgtgtgtgtgtgtgtgtgtggagcaacgcacacacacctacacacatacagacacacagtgctGCGCTGTATTCACATGTCCCCCTATGCAACGGATTAGCAGCAAAACAAACGCGCGTCGCTGTTCTGGCTGGGGCCAGCTGGTCTGCATAGAGCAGGGTGACAATATTTTCATCATGCATACTGCCAGTGCTAAGAGGATACCTCACCACTGAGGTCATGGCCTGAGCATCTAGCTATCTTCAGGACCcacaacacagatacacagatctGTCCCGTCTGTGTTCAAGCAAAGCAGAGATTTCAATACTACTAATGGGGCAGGGGTTGTTTAATTTAATGTGATATTCAGGCTACAGTTGGCCTACCTAATGAGGGCGAGCAATGCATCGCATTTGACTGGAACTTTGTAAATGTCTGTAGAGAGCGCACCTGTTGGTATGGAAAGGTTGCATGCCCAGGTCTATGCAAAATActcttaaaaacaaacaatgataTCTGGATTTCAATGGAAACCAGTAGGAAAACTTGTTCAACCGTCAACAGTGAGATCAAAACATAGAGCGCAATGCTGGACCGATGAGTCCATTGTGGGTTAATGCATCTGTTGTGGCGGTGTATTAACCTACAGGGGGAAATAAAGGAAATAATGACGTTACAACTCAACCACTTTAGAGTCGGTAGCTTAGCTATTGTTGAGTGACTTGTCCGTTAGCCTCAAGCACATACGTTGTGGACTAGCACCGACATCAGTGTAGTTACGCCACCCtttcccccacccctccagtCAAGGAAGCAGCTGGATTTGGGTGGGGTTTGTGTTAAAGACCTCTAGGGAGTCATCCTTCTTCTATGAGCTGGATTTCTGTTTACGGTGGTGGAGAAAAAACTGGTCAACTGCTGTCCTCACAAACAAGAGTTTTTGAAATGGTTTGTGACTTTGAGACAATTAAGTCAGAAAATGACACTGCACACAATATGTCAGAGTGAGATAACACTAATGGTACATGTATCATTACACAGGAATTAATATATAACAACACAGCGctactataggcctatatggAACTACATTGTCATAAGTTAAGCAATATTCTCACACATATATAGGCTACattcaaatgtaaaatataatatatatataaccattAAATATACATAACAACTTCTCTTTAAAATGCCACACACAATGCTGTCCACCCACCCAGAGCACAAAAGTGTGAGAATCCACCTAATATAGCTCCACCATTGTTCCACCGAGCTGGGAATAACTACATCTTACCTATGTTTTGGGTTTGTTTATGTTGGATGTACAGTACGGCCCCCTGGCTTAATGTACTTCCTGTTAGACGGCCACACTACACCGGCGGCCCGCTGTGCATCCTgttgttgaaaataaataatctatAGGGCATGCAAGTGCTTGAATGCCACCTGTAGGAAAGGGGATGCGGGAGAGAGGAAGCAGCTCTTTGACGCGTTCGGGAGAGGTTCATAGCAGAACTGAGGTCGCCTTTGTAAATGTACCGGGTGTGTGTGCTCATAATTTAACCATTTGCATACATCAAAGAACGTGAGGGCGTCCTATTGGATTGAAAACATATTGGGTGTGAAGAGATACCATACCACGTTTTAGGTTTCGCCACGAGATGTCGTTGGCACTATTCCCTGTAACAAAAAAGAAACGTGCTCAGTTTC contains:
- the LOC132475837 gene encoding EH domain-binding protein 1-like, translating into MTSVWKRLQRVGKKASKFQYAATYQELLVECTHKWQPDKLRVVWIRRNRRHSTKLHSWQPGIQNPYRGTVVWQVPESVDIPITLFKDPTAEEFEDKDWTVIVEDETKGRRKVLASADVNMKKYASATQAKYDMVLKLKPMSVKVVEATLKLTLSCIFLKEGKATDEDMQSLASLLSLKQSDIGNLDDFSDEEAGDDRRATFGSGLAHPVTDPDPPNSRIRDAAWRPVLDPGPPVVGWGGPANATSTFTLLTHPHAPPAASSQAHPGRRPGEPRPSPYAYSLPAFTRAHPPALPKIFQPGAASGIGRRICVCVKVSLLVLFWFVYLKVL